The following are encoded in a window of Panicum virgatum strain AP13 chromosome 5N, P.virgatum_v5, whole genome shotgun sequence genomic DNA:
- the LOC120677014 gene encoding CLAVATA3/ESR (CLE)-related protein 10-like, which produces MMEPSHCLCLLFLASILLASSAVVTVSVSPKEATTQEKAWTARAPAALQPDEAFLAHLCEQQRGEHLPSCEQLHARRRSGGHHLPMPPPSRDGEEIDPRYGVSKRLVPSGPNRLHN; this is translated from the coding sequence ATGATGGAGCCTTCGCATTGCCTCTGTCTCCTTTTCCTGGCCTCCATCCTCTTGGCCTCATCGGCCGTCGTCACCGTGTCGGTGTCGCCGAAGGAGGCGACCACCCAGGAGAAGGCCTGGACggcgagggcgccggcggcgttgcAGCCCGACGAGGCCTTCCTCGCCCACCTCTGCGAGCAGCAGCGCGGGGAGCACCTCCCGTCGTGCGAGCAGCTGCACGCCAggcgccgcagcggcggccacCACCTGCCGATGCCGCCCCCCagccgcgacggcgaggagatCGACCCACGCTACGGCGTGTCCAAGCGGCTCGTGCCGAGCGGGCCCAACAGGCTGCACAACTGA